A single region of the Changchengzhania lutea genome encodes:
- the mscL gene encoding large conductance mechanosensitive channel protein MscL, producing the protein MSLFKEFKEFAVKGNMMDMAIGIIIGASFNKVIDVLVKKVFLPPLSLLTDGVNFAHKRIILKEAVTDNADKIITEEVAIGYGALGEAVLDFLIIGFTVFIVVKFMNRLKTKAQDSKDKTVVTPKDIELLSQISELMEEQNKLLKSK; encoded by the coding sequence ATGTCACTTTTTAAAGAATTTAAAGAATTTGCCGTAAAAGGAAATATGATGGATATGGCCATTGGTATCATCATTGGTGCATCCTTCAATAAAGTTATCGATGTCTTGGTCAAAAAAGTGTTTTTACCTCCGTTATCATTACTGACGGATGGGGTGAATTTTGCACATAAACGAATCATCCTAAAAGAAGCGGTAACAGATAATGCAGATAAAATAATAACAGAAGAAGTGGCCATTGGTTATGGTGCTTTAGGGGAAGCTGTTTTAGATTTCTTAATCATTGGATTTACAGTGTTCATCGTTGTAAAATTTATGAATCGCTTAAAAACGAAAGCGCAAGATTCTAAAGATAAAACTGTAGTAACCCCAAAAGATATCGAACTACTATCACAAATAAGCGAACTTATGGAAGAGCAAAATAAGCTTCTAAAGTCAAAATAA
- a CDS encoding DUF3307 domain-containing protein: MLALIIKLILAHIIGDFVLQPASWVIHKEIHKHKSKFLYWHILLHLCALVLVLQFNFTYWLGILIIIITHYFIDLIKLLLKPKLNSRLLFGLDQLAHLIVIVLVVKIYEPYQFNFDILFATETLLLITSLLCVTSVSSIIMKTIISKWNLKEDGIEEASLKSAGAYIGILERLFVFGFIIMNYWEGIGFLIAAKSVFRFSDLSKAKDRKLTEYILIGTLLSFGLAILFGLGYEYVSMLIKN; encoded by the coding sequence ATGTTAGCATTAATCATAAAGCTCATATTAGCCCACATTATTGGTGACTTTGTATTGCAACCTGCAAGTTGGGTTATTCATAAAGAAATTCATAAACATAAATCCAAATTTTTGTATTGGCATATTCTGTTGCATTTATGTGCGCTAGTGCTCGTGCTACAATTTAACTTTACCTATTGGTTAGGTATACTAATCATCATCATAACACATTATTTTATTGACCTTATCAAACTTCTGCTAAAACCAAAACTAAACTCCCGATTACTTTTTGGCTTAGACCAATTGGCGCATTTAATAGTTATAGTTTTGGTTGTAAAAATCTATGAGCCTTATCAATTTAATTTCGATATTCTTTTCGCTACGGAAACCTTACTATTAATCACTAGCTTATTATGTGTCACCTCAGTATCCTCCATAATTATGAAAACCATTATTTCTAAATGGAACTTAAAAGAAGATGGGATTGAAGAAGCCTCATTAAAGAGTGCTGGAGCTTATATTGGTATTCTGGAACGTTTATTTGTATTCGGTTTTATTATTATGAATTACTGGGAAGGCATTGGTTTTTTAATAGCCGCGAAATCTGTATTTAGATTTAGCGATCTTTCAAAAGCCAAAGACCGGAAACTTACAGAATACATCTTAATTGGCACCCTGTTAAGTTTTGGTTTAGCTATACTATTTGGACTGGGCTATGAGTATGTTTCTATGCTCATTAAAAACTAA
- a CDS encoding SatD family protein, whose amino-acid sequence MTSIITGDIINSRESEPKKWLNALKNTLTTFGDSPKTWEIFRGDSFQLEIKPEHALKAAILIKAIIKIYKNIDVRIAIGLGKKTYDSDKITESNGSAFVNSGECFENMKNNTLAVKSDFEAFNTTINIMLELAQLTMNNWSATSSEIIKTSLENPQLNQGQIAKLLGKSQSNISEGLKRGGFDEITKLLDYYKTQVKTIC is encoded by the coding sequence ATGACAAGTATTATTACTGGTGATATTATAAACTCAAGAGAAAGTGAACCAAAAAAATGGTTAAACGCACTCAAGAACACCTTAACTACTTTTGGAGATTCCCCTAAAACATGGGAGATTTTTAGAGGCGATAGTTTTCAACTCGAAATAAAACCAGAACATGCATTAAAGGCTGCAATCTTAATTAAAGCCATCATAAAAATCTATAAAAATATAGATGTTAGAATTGCTATTGGTTTGGGTAAAAAAACATATGATTCAGATAAAATTACCGAATCTAACGGAAGTGCATTTGTAAACTCAGGGGAATGTTTTGAAAATATGAAAAACAATACACTTGCGGTTAAATCTGATTTTGAAGCTTTTAATACTACAATAAATATCATGCTGGAACTCGCCCAATTAACCATGAATAATTGGAGTGCAACTTCTTCGGAAATTATTAAGACATCATTAGAAAACCCTCAATTAAACCAAGGACAAATCGCAAAATTATTAGGCAAATCACAAAGTAATATTAGTGAAGGCCTTAAACGTGGTGGTTTTGATGAAATCACGAAACTATTAGACTACTATAAAACTCAAGTCAAAACAATATGTTAG